The following proteins are encoded in a genomic region of Glycine max cultivar Williams 82 chromosome 18, Glycine_max_v4.0, whole genome shotgun sequence:
- the LOC100795449 gene encoding uncharacterized protein isoform X2, which translates to MSASDNSRARELAGLTLDDVLGNQKKFSSTPPSQQLPKSRTLLDIIKEDESNKKDRRSWKAFKDKLRLKRAGSAWTSSIHIPTSDVPIPNPNSRTFTQFGRRNSVRSPTQTQTHSDSDMSTPYNAHQVEDLDPADDDSGSPTTGPPAVRPQFSRHGSTRFAGDASGDNTAGTLRPQLSRRNSTNISSEPYKRGRVVTFRDSFDDEEADGEDGKKPGEGRALSAREAVAAQEAAEAAAQEAEAAEQAPVTMSLMDLLEETDREMGLEGSRYILSDDEDFDEDEDEDDDGGEGSMEHTCCVCMVKHKAAAFIPCGHTFCRMCSRELMVSRGNCPLCNNFILEILDIF; encoded by the exons ATGTCAGCTTCCGATAACAGCCGAGCCCGAGAGCTAGCCGGCTTGACCCTTGACGACGTGTTAGGGAACCAGAAGAAGTTTTCATCAACGCCACCCAGCCAACAACTTCCCAAGAGCCGAACCCTACTTGACATCATCAAAGAAGACGAGAGCAACAAGAAGGACCGCAG ATCTTGGAAAGCCTTCAAGGACAAGCTTCGGCTGAAGCGCGCAGGCTCAGCTTGGACATCGTCAATTCATATCCCGACCTCGGATGTCCCTATCCCTAACCCGAATAGCCGAACCTTCACCCAGTTTGGTCGCCGCAACTCGGTCCGATCCCCGACTCAGACTCAGACTCACTCCGACTCGGACATGTCAACTCCCTACAATGCTCACCAAGTCGAAGACCTCGACCCCGCCGACGACGACTCCGGTTCTCCGACCACCGGGCCTCCCGCCGTCCGCCCCCAATTCAGCCGCCACGGCTCCACCCGCTTTGCCGGCGACGCCTCCGGCGACAACACCGCCGGCACGCTCCGGCCGCAGCTCTCGCGGCGGAACTCCACCAACATTTCGTCGGAGCCCTACAAGCGGGGCCGCGTGGTGACGTTCCGGGACAGCTTTGACGACGAAGAGGCCGACGGCGAGGACGGCAAGAAGCCCGGGGAGGGGAGGGCGCTGTCGGCGAGGGAGGCGGTGGCAGCGCAGGAGGCGGCGGAGGCGGCGGCGCAGGAAGCGGAGGCGGCGGAGCAGGCGCCGGTGACGATGTCCCTGATGGACTTGCTGGAGGAAACTGACAGGGAGATGGGGCTCGAAGGATCGAGGTATATATTGAGTGATGATGAGGACTTTGATGAGGATGAAGACGAAGATGATGATGGCGGAGAGGGTTCTATGGAGCACACTTGCTGTGTTTGCATGGTGAAGCATAAGGCTGCTGCTTTTATACCTTGTGGCCACACTTTCTGCAGGATGTGCTCAAGGGAGCTTATGGTTAGTAGGGGAAATTGCCCTCTCTGCAACAATTTCATTTTGGAGATTCTTGACATTTTCTga
- the LOC100795449 gene encoding uncharacterized protein isoform X1: MEGRRRITLHEQMSASDNSRARELAGLTLDDVLGNQKKFSSTPPSQQLPKSRTLLDIIKEDESNKKDRRSWKAFKDKLRLKRAGSAWTSSIHIPTSDVPIPNPNSRTFTQFGRRNSVRSPTQTQTHSDSDMSTPYNAHQVEDLDPADDDSGSPTTGPPAVRPQFSRHGSTRFAGDASGDNTAGTLRPQLSRRNSTNISSEPYKRGRVVTFRDSFDDEEADGEDGKKPGEGRALSAREAVAAQEAAEAAAQEAEAAEQAPVTMSLMDLLEETDREMGLEGSRYILSDDEDFDEDEDEDDDGGEGSMEHTCCVCMVKHKAAAFIPCGHTFCRMCSRELMVSRGNCPLCNNFILEILDIF, encoded by the exons atggAAGGTCGCCGGAGGATAACGCTACATGAACAAATGTCAGCTTCCGATAACAGCCGAGCCCGAGAGCTAGCCGGCTTGACCCTTGACGACGTGTTAGGGAACCAGAAGAAGTTTTCATCAACGCCACCCAGCCAACAACTTCCCAAGAGCCGAACCCTACTTGACATCATCAAAGAAGACGAGAGCAACAAGAAGGACCGCAG ATCTTGGAAAGCCTTCAAGGACAAGCTTCGGCTGAAGCGCGCAGGCTCAGCTTGGACATCGTCAATTCATATCCCGACCTCGGATGTCCCTATCCCTAACCCGAATAGCCGAACCTTCACCCAGTTTGGTCGCCGCAACTCGGTCCGATCCCCGACTCAGACTCAGACTCACTCCGACTCGGACATGTCAACTCCCTACAATGCTCACCAAGTCGAAGACCTCGACCCCGCCGACGACGACTCCGGTTCTCCGACCACCGGGCCTCCCGCCGTCCGCCCCCAATTCAGCCGCCACGGCTCCACCCGCTTTGCCGGCGACGCCTCCGGCGACAACACCGCCGGCACGCTCCGGCCGCAGCTCTCGCGGCGGAACTCCACCAACATTTCGTCGGAGCCCTACAAGCGGGGCCGCGTGGTGACGTTCCGGGACAGCTTTGACGACGAAGAGGCCGACGGCGAGGACGGCAAGAAGCCCGGGGAGGGGAGGGCGCTGTCGGCGAGGGAGGCGGTGGCAGCGCAGGAGGCGGCGGAGGCGGCGGCGCAGGAAGCGGAGGCGGCGGAGCAGGCGCCGGTGACGATGTCCCTGATGGACTTGCTGGAGGAAACTGACAGGGAGATGGGGCTCGAAGGATCGAGGTATATATTGAGTGATGATGAGGACTTTGATGAGGATGAAGACGAAGATGATGATGGCGGAGAGGGTTCTATGGAGCACACTTGCTGTGTTTGCATGGTGAAGCATAAGGCTGCTGCTTTTATACCTTGTGGCCACACTTTCTGCAGGATGTGCTCAAGGGAGCTTATGGTTAGTAGGGGAAATTGCCCTCTCTGCAACAATTTCATTTTGGAGATTCTTGACATTTTCTga